The Mycolicibacterium mucogenicum DSM 44124 genomic sequence GGCCCAGGCCTACCGCCTGCACACCTTCGGCACCGTCACGCGGCTGGCCAACGGTGGCGAGCTGGGCGCCGAGTCCTCGGTGACCAAGGTGTTCTGGTCCGACCTCGACGTCGCCCTGCACCAGACCGCACTGGACCTGCGCGGCCCCGACGCCGAGCTGTACGACCACTGGACCGAAGGATTGCTGTTCGCCCTGGGCGGCCCGATCTATGCCGGTACCAACGAAATTCAGCGCAACATCATCGCCGAGCGCCTGCTGGGCCTGCCCCGCAAATAAGAGGGATTGTTCACGTGTTCTTTGAATTGGACGAATCGCAGCGCGATTTCGCTGCGAGCATCGACGCCGCGCTGGGCGCGGCAGACGTGCCCGCCGCCGTTCGGGCGTGGGGTGGAGTCGAGAAGGCGGCCGACGCCGCACCCGGCCGCAAGGTCTGGTCGACGCTGGCCGACCTGGGTGTCACCGCGCTGAACGTGCCGGAGGAGTTCGACGGCATCGGCGCGCACCCGGTGGATCTGGTTGTCGCACTTGAGCGTCTGGGCTACTGGGCCGTGCCCGGTCCGGTCACCGAATCCATTGCGGTCGCCCCTGTGCTGCTGGCGTCAGATAAGCGTTCGGAAGGCCTGGCCTCGGGCGAGCTCATCGCCACCGTCGCCCTGCCGCCGCTGGCCCCGCGGGCCGTCGACGCCGACACCGCCGGTCTGATCCTGCTGGCCGGGGATGGTCAGGTGCAGGACGCCACCATCGGCGCCGAGCACCAGTCCGTCGACCCGGCCCGTCACCTGTTCGACGTGACCGCCACCGGCGAAGCCCAAACCGCGGACACGGCACAGGCTTTCGAGTTCGGCGCGCTGGCCACCGCCGCGCAGCTGGTGGGCGCCGGCCAGGCGATGCTCGACATGGCTGTCGAGTACGCCAAGCAGCGCACGCAGTTCGGCACCGTGATCGGGTCGTACCAGGCCATCAAGCACAAGCTGGCCGACGTGCACATCGCCGTCGAGCTGGCCCGCCCGCTGGTCTACGGCGCGGCCTTGGCCCTCGCCGACGGGTCGCCCACGCTGGCCCGCGATGTCAGCGCCGCCAAGGTCGCGGCCAACGAAGCCGCGCTGCTGGCCGCCCGGTCGTCGCTGCAGACGCACGGCGCCATCGGTTTCACGCAGGAACACGACCTGTCGCTGTTGCTGCTGCGCACGCAGGCGCTGCGCTCGGCGTGGGGCGACTCGGCGTGGCACCGGACCCGCGTACTGGAAGGGCTGTGACGATGAGCGAAGAACGGGACATGCTGCGCGCCACCGTCGCAGCGCTGGTCGAGAAGCACGCCAGCCCTGAAGCCGTCCGGGCTGCCATCGAGTCCGAGAAGGGCTACGACGAGAAGCTCTGGCAGATGCTGTGCGAGCAGGTCGGCGCCGCGGCGCTGGTCGTGCCCGAGGAGCTCGGCGGTGCCGGTGGTGAATTGGGTGACGCCGCAGTGGTTCTCGAGGAACTGGCCAAGGGCCTCGTCCCGACGCCGCTGCTCGGCACCACGCTCGCCGAACTGGCTCTGCTCGCCGTCGGCGACGAAGAGCCACTGGAGGGCCTGGCCGAGGGAACGTCCATCGGAACCGTCGTTTTCGATGCCGGCTATGTCATCAACGGCGACGTCGCCGACGTGGTGATCGCCGCGCAGGACGGCCAGCTGACCCGCTGGACCGACAACACCGTCACCCCGGCGATCGCGATGGACCCGACGCGTCGTCTCGCCGCGGTAGCTCCGGGCAGTACCACCGCCCTGGGCGCCGACCCCGGCCTGGCGGACACCGCGGCCATCCTGATGGCCGTCGAGCAGGTCGCCGCCGCGAGCCGCTGCCTGGACCTGACCGTCGCGTACTCGAAGGACCGCGTGCAGTTCGGCCGGCCGATCGGCAGCTTCCAGGCGCTCAAGCACCGCATGTCGGATCTGTACGTCAAGGTCTCGGCCGCCCGCTCGATCGTCAACGACGCCATCGCCGACCCGACGCCGACGAATGCGTCGCTGGCCCGCTACATGGCCACCGAGGCGTTCAATGCCGTTGCCGGCGAAGCGATCCAGATGCACGGCGGCATCGCGATCACCTGGGAGAGCGACATCCAGTTCTACTTCAAGCGTGCGCACGGCAGTGCGCAGCTGCTCGGGTCGTCGCGGGAGCACCTGCGGCGACTGGAGGCTCAGATCCTCTGACCGGCGTGCACCACATCGCGGATCAACGGCACCCCCGGCCGGTACGCGAGATGGATGTACGACGGCGCGTCGAGACACAGGAAGTCGGCGCGCTTACCGGGCGCCAGCGTTCCGACGTCGTCCCGGCGGAGCGCGGCCGCACCGCCGGCGGTCGCCGCCCACAATGCCTCCGCGGGAGTGAACTTCATGTCGCGAACGGCCACCGCGATGCAGAACGGCATGCTGGTGGTGAAGGAGCTCCCGGGGTTGCAGTCGGTGGCGATGGCGACCGTCACGCCGGCGTCGATCATCCGGCGCGCGTCCGGCCACGGTGCGCGCGTGGAGAACTCCGCTCCCGGCAGTAGCGTGGCGACCGTGCTACCGGAGGCCAGTGCCTCGATATCCGCGTCGGTGGCATACGTGCAGTGATCGACCGAGGCCGCCCCGAGTTGTACCGCCAGCTGAATCCCCTCGCTGGGGCCGAGTTGACCGGCGTGCAGCCGCGGTTGTAGGCCGGCCGCCATGCCCGCGGTGAGGATGGCACGGGATTCGTCGACGTCGAACGCTCCCCTGTCGCAGAACACGTCGATCCAGCGGGCCAGCGGTGCGCAGGCGTCCAACATCGGGCCGGTGACGAGGTCGATGTATCCGGCACGATCGTCACGGTATTCGGCAGGAACCACATGGGCTCCGAGAAATGTTGTCTCTCCGGTGTATTCGCGGGCGATGCGCAGGGAACGGGCCTCGTTCTGGATGTCGAGGCCGTATCCGCTCTTGCATTCGAACGTCGTCACCCCCGCGGCAGACAGTTCACCGGCCAGCCGGCGCACGCCCGCCGACAGAGTGGAATCGTCGGCTGCGCGGGTCGCCGCCACCGTCGTCGCGATACCGCCGGCGGCATAGGGCTGTCCGCTCATCCGGGCTGCGAACTCCGCCGACCGTTCACCGGCGAACACCAGGTGGGCATGACTGTCGACGAATCCGGGCACGACGCTCACGCCGCCGCAGTCGACGCGTCCGTCCGCAGCGGGCGCATCGCGGCGCCGGCCCACCCACTCGATCGTGTCACCGGCCACGAGCACGGCCCCGTCGCTGACCACACCGAGAGCGCTGCCGTCGCCCTGCGCCGGGTCGTTGGTGACCAGCTCGGCGATGCCGTCGTACAGGATGGTCATGAGTCCCCCAGCAGGTTCTCGATCGCCTTGCTCAATTCCGCGGCCACGTCGACGCGGACATGTCTACGGTCGGCGACCACCACCTGTCCGTCGATCACCACGTCGGTGACATCGGCGGCGGTGGCGGCGAACACGATCGTCTCCGCGGTGGCCCCGCCACCGGCAGTGCGTACCGAATTCAGGTCCACCGCAACCAGGTCGGCGCGCGCGCCGACCTGCAGCACGCCCGCATCCGCCCAGCCGATGGCGTGTTGGCCGTCGACGGTGGCGGCGCGTAACAAGGTCGGTGCGCCGATGATGCCGCGCTCCTGTCGGGCCAATCGTTCATCGAGTTCGACGGCGCGGGCCTCCTCGAACATGTCGATGACAGCGTGGCTGTCGGATCCCAGACTGAACAGTCCCGGTGTGTTCAGCAGGGCCGGCGCCGGGCCGATCCCGTCACCGAGATCCCGTTCGGTGGTGGGGCAAAAGCAGACACCGGTGGCCGAGGCACTCATGTCGGCGATATCGCCGGCGGTCAGATGGGTGGCATGGACGGCGGTGGTCCGCGGGCCGAGCGCGCCGGCGTCACGCAGCACCGCGGTGGGCGTGCGCCCGTGCACGGCCTGGCACTGCTCGATCTCAGCGCGCTGTTCGGACGAGTGCACGTGCAGCGGCGCCGAGTGCGCGGACGCCCACTCGACCACATCGGGCATCTGGTCGACGGGGACGCCACGTACGGAATGCAGTGCGGCGCCGACGAGAACGCCGGGCCTGGAACGTGTTTGGTCACGTAGGATTTCGGCGCGTTCGGCCCAGCCGGCCCCACTGCCGTCCCCGAATCGCTGTTGCGGCCCGTCCTGCAGCGCCGCGCCGTCCGGTGCGGAACTCAGATAGCAGGTGTCGAGCAGCGTCAGCCGCGGCCCCGCGTCGGCCGCGGCCTCGATCAGCGCATGTCCCATCGCATTCGGGTCCGAATAGGGACGGCCGCCGGTGTCATGATGCAGGTAGTGGAACTCCCCGACGGAGGTGATACCGGCCAGCGCCATCTCGGCGTACACGGCGCGGGCCAAGGCGCGGTAGCGATCCGGATCCAAGCGGTCGGCCACCCGGTACATGAGGTCACGCCACGTCCAGAACGATCCCCGATCGCGCTGGGTGCGCCCACGCAGTGCACGGTGGAAGGCATGCGAATGAGCGTTCGCCATACCAGGGATCACCAAGCCGGACAAGCGGTTCGACGCGCCGGTGGCCGGCGCACCCGCCACGATCGAGGTGATTCGGCCGTCGTCGACGGTGATCAGCACGCCCGCCTGCACCGTGTCGCCGAGCCAGGCGTGCTCACACCACCAGGTGACCGTCACCGCGAAACCCACTCGGCCATCACGTCGGCAAGAGCAACCGCACCGCGGTTGCAGTCGGCGGGTTCCGCGTGCTCGACAGGCGAGTGCGACACCCCCGTCGGGTTGCGGACGAACAGCATCGCCGTCGGCACCTGAGCCGCGAGGATGCCGGCGTCGTGGCCGGCCGCCGTGGGCAGTACCGGGATGTCCCCCAGGTGGCGCAGGGCCTTGGTCAGCCGGCTGCGCGGCCCTTCCGGGAATTCGACGATCGGTGTGATCGATTCGGCGATGACGTCGAGGGTCACCGACTCGTGTTCGGCGTGCCGCCGTGCTTCCGCGGAGATGGCATCGACCAGTGCGCCGAGGGTGACCTCGTCCGCGGCGCGGGCGTCCAACCATGCCCGAATCTGCGACGGTATCGCGTTGGCTCCGTTGGGGGCCACGATCACCTTGCCGAAGGTCGCCACCGCTTTGTGCGCCTCGGCCTGCGCCCGCGCGGTGTGCACCGAGGACGCGAAGGCCAACATGGGGTCACGGCGATCGACCAGACGGGTGGCACCGGCATGGTTGGCCTCACCGTCGAACGTGAACTCCCAGCGGCCGTGCGGCCAGATCGATGAAGCGACCGCGATGGGGGCATCGACCAGGTCGAGCGCCCGGCCCTGTTCCACGTGCAACTCGACGAACACGCCGACCCGCGCGGCCAGGTGCGGATCCGGGCCCAGGTGCCCGGGATCGCGCCCGGCGCGAACGAGGGCCTCCGCCAACGTGATTCCGTCGATGTCGCGCAGCCCGCGCGCCCGGTCGGCACTCAGCGCACCGGTCGACAGCTGCGAGCCCACGCAGGCCACCCCGAACCGTGCGCCTTCCTCATCCGAGAACGCCGCCACCCCGACCGGGATGGCGGGCACCACACCGCGCTCCCGCACGATATCGATCGCGGCGAAGGCCGAGACGATACCGAGCGGCCCGTCGAAGGCGCCACCGTCGGGCACCGAGTCCAGATGCGAACCGGTCACGAACGCGTCGCGCGGATCACCGGACCAGCCCGGCGGCAGCCACCAGGCCCACAGATTGCCGTTGCGATCGACCTCGACGTCCATGCCACGCCGCTCGGCCTCGCCGATGAACCACTCGCGCAGGGTCAGATCGGCGTCGGTCCACGCGAACCGGCGATATCCGCCGTTGGCCGGGTTGCGGCCGACGTCGAGGATGGTCGGCCACAACTTGTCGAACGACGTGCCGGACGATGTCACGCGTTCTCCCACATCGGGATCCGCACGCCCCGTTTGCGTGCCACGTCGGCGGCATGCTCGTAGCCGGCGTCCACGTGCCTGATGACACCCATGCCCGGGTCGTTGGTCAGCACCCGCTCGAGCTTCTGTGCCGCCAGTTCGGTGCCGTCGGCCACGCACACCTGGCCGGCGTGGATGGAGCGCCCGATGCCCACGCCACCGCCGTGATGGATGGACACCCAGGACGCGCCGGACGCGGTGTTGACCAATGCGTTGAGCAACGGCCAGTCGGCGATCGCATCGGAACCGTCGAGCATGGACTCGGTCTCGCGGTAGGGCGATGCGACCGATCCCGAATCCAGGTGGTCACGGCCGATCACCAGCGGTGCCGAGAGCTCACCGGAGGCGACCATCTCGTTGAACCGCAGGCCGGCCCGGTGCCGCTCGCCGTACCCGAGCCAGCAGATGCGTGCGGGCAGGCCCTCGAACGCGACCTTCTCACCGGCCATGGTGATCCAGCGCCGCAGATGGTCGTTGTCGGGGAACAGCTCCAGGATCGCCCGGTCCGTCGCGGCGATATCGGCGGGGTCTCCCGACAGAGCGGCCCAGCGGAACGGTCCCAGGCCCTCCTCGAACTGCGGGCGAATGTACGCCGGCACGAATCCCGGGAAAGCGAAAGCGCGGTCGTAGCCGGCCTTGCGCGCCTCGTCCCGGATCGAGTTGCCGTAATCGAACACCTCGGCGCCACGGTCCATGAAGCCGACCATGGCGGCGACGTGCTTGGCCATGGACAACTCGGCCTGCTCGGTGAAGTACGCGGGATCCTTGTCCGCCATCTTCTTCATGTCCTCGAAATCGACGCCCAACGGCAGGTAGGACAACGGGTCGTGGGCCGAAGTCTGGTCGGTGACGATATCGATCGGGGCTTCACGTTCCAGGAGTTCGGGGAACACCGCCGCCGCATTGCCGACGAACCCGATCGACAACGGCCGCTTGGCATCCCGCGCTTCGATCGCCATCGCCAGGGCTTCGTCGATGTCAGTGGCCTTGGTGTCCAGGTAGCGGTGTGCGATGCGCCGGTCGATGCGGCTCTCGTCGCAGTCCACGCAGATCGCGACGCCCTCGTTCATGGTGACCGCGAGTGGCTGTGCCCCGCCCATGCCGCCCACGCCGGCCGTCAGGGTGATGGTGCCGGCCAGGGTGCCACCGAATCGTTTGCGCGCCACCGCACCGAAGGTCTCGAACGTGCCCTGCAGGATGCCCTGGGTGCCGATGTAGATCCAGGAGCCGGCCGTCATCTGGCCGTACATCATCAGCCCTTCGGCTTCCAGCTTGCGAAACTGCTCCCAGGTGGCCCAGTCGCCGACCAGGTTCGAATTCGCCAGCAGCACACGAGGCGACCAGACGTTGGTCCGGAAGACGCCGACCGGTTTCCCCGATTGGATGAGCAGCGTCTCGTCGTCGGCCAGCGACCGCAGCGTGCGGACGATCGCATCGAAGGCCTCCCAGTTCCGGGCCGCGCGGCCCGTGCCGCCGTAGACGACGAGGTCCTCTGGATGCTCGGCCACCTCAGGATCGAGGTTGTTCATCAGCATGCGCAGGGCAGCTTCCTGTTGCCAACCGCGACAAGAGATTTCAGAGCCGCGGGGGGCGCGGACGGGACGTGGGCCGGTGGTCACCGAATTGGTCATGAGAATACAGATCCTTTGCCGAGAGAGTCGTTCACTGTCCGCCGATGCCGGCGCTCGCCAGCCACTTCTTGGCGATATCAGAGAGGTTGGCGCCGGTGGCGGCCTGGGCGTTCATCGAGATCAGGTCGTCTGTGGTGAGTTTCGCCGACACCGCGTCGAGGGTCTTGGTGACGGTGTCGTTCTGCTTGCCGGCCTTGATCAGTGGCACCACGTTCTCCGCCGCGAACAGATTCTTGTTGTCCTCCAGGGCCACAAGATGATTCGCCTTCAGGCCCGGGTCGGTGCTGAACAGGTCGCCCGCTTGGATCTGACCATTGGTGAGAGCTGTCATCGTCAGTGTTCCGCCTGCGTCGAGGCTGACGAAGTCCTTGAAGTTGAGTCCGTACACGTCGCGCAGGCCGACCACACCCTGCTGGCGGGTCTTCCATTCCGCCGGGCCGCCCAGCACCAGTTCCCCAGCGACCAGGCCCAGGTCGGAGATGGTCTTGAGCTTGTACTTGTCGGCCGTCGCCTGGGTGACCGCGACGACGTCCTTGTCCTCGGCGGCCGACGGGGTCAGCATGGCGATCCCGGCGGGGAGCTTGCCCTTGAGTTCGGTGGCCACCGCATCCTGCGTCGCGGCGGTCGACTTGGGGTCGAGATGGCTCAGCAACGCTCCGGTGTATTCGGGAACCAAGTCGATCGACCCGTCCTTCAAGGCCTGGAGGTAGACCTCTCGGCTGCCGATGTTGAACTGCTCCTTGACGCTGACGCCCTTGGCCTGCAACGCCTGCGAGTAGATGCTGGCGACGAGCTGGCTTTCGGTGAAGTCGGCGGATCCGATGATGATCTGCGATCCCGCGGAGCCCTTGTCGCTCCCGCCGCCGGAGAGCGGGTCTCCCCCACCTCCGCCACACGCGCTGAGCGCGAACACGGCAGTGGCGGCGACGATCGAGAGGATGCTGCGCTTCTTCATGGTGCTTT encodes the following:
- a CDS encoding ABC transporter substrate-binding protein, encoding MKKRSILSIVAATAVFALSACGGGGGDPLSGGGSDKGSAGSQIIIGSADFTESQLVASIYSQALQAKGVSVKEQFNIGSREVYLQALKDGSIDLVPEYTGALLSHLDPKSTAATQDAVATELKGKLPAGIAMLTPSAAEDKDVVAVTQATADKYKLKTISDLGLVAGELVLGGPAEWKTRQQGVVGLRDVYGLNFKDFVSLDAGGTLTMTALTNGQIQAGDLFSTDPGLKANHLVALEDNKNLFAAENVVPLIKAGKQNDTVTKTLDAVSAKLTTDDLISMNAQAATGANLSDIAKKWLASAGIGGQ
- the hutI gene encoding imidazolonepropionase, translated to MTILYDGIAELVTNDPAQGDGSALGVVSDGAVLVAGDTIEWVGRRRDAPAADGRVDCGGVSVVPGFVDSHAHLVFAGERSAEFAARMSGQPYAAGGIATTVAATRAADDSTLSAGVRRLAGELSAAGVTTFECKSGYGLDIQNEARSLRIAREYTGETTFLGAHVVPAEYRDDRAGYIDLVTGPMLDACAPLARWIDVFCDRGAFDVDESRAILTAGMAAGLQPRLHAGQLGPSEGIQLAVQLGAASVDHCTYATDADIEALASGSTVATLLPGAEFSTRAPWPDARRMIDAGVTVAIATDCNPGSSFTTSMPFCIAVAVRDMKFTPAEALWAATAGGAAALRRDDVGTLAPGKRADFLCLDAPSYIHLAYRPGVPLIRDVVHAGQRI
- a CDS encoding acyl-CoA dehydrogenase family protein; this translates as MSEERDMLRATVAALVEKHASPEAVRAAIESEKGYDEKLWQMLCEQVGAAALVVPEELGGAGGELGDAAVVLEELAKGLVPTPLLGTTLAELALLAVGDEEPLEGLAEGTSIGTVVFDAGYVINGDVADVVIAAQDGQLTRWTDNTVTPAIAMDPTRRLAAVAPGSTTALGADPGLADTAAILMAVEQVAAASRCLDLTVAYSKDRVQFGRPIGSFQALKHRMSDLYVKVSAARSIVNDAIADPTPTNASLARYMATEAFNAVAGEAIQMHGGIAITWESDIQFYFKRAHGSAQLLGSSREHLRRLEAQIL
- a CDS encoding formimidoylglutamate deiminase codes for the protein MTVTWWCEHAWLGDTVQAGVLITVDDGRITSIVAGAPATGASNRLSGLVIPGMANAHSHAFHRALRGRTQRDRGSFWTWRDLMYRVADRLDPDRYRALARAVYAEMALAGITSVGEFHYLHHDTGGRPYSDPNAMGHALIEAAADAGPRLTLLDTCYLSSAPDGAALQDGPQQRFGDGSGAGWAERAEILRDQTRSRPGVLVGAALHSVRGVPVDQMPDVVEWASAHSAPLHVHSSEQRAEIEQCQAVHGRTPTAVLRDAGALGPRTTAVHATHLTAGDIADMSASATGVCFCPTTERDLGDGIGPAPALLNTPGLFSLGSDSHAVIDMFEEARAVELDERLARQERGIIGAPTLLRAATVDGQHAIGWADAGVLQVGARADLVAVDLNSVRTAGGGATAETIVFAATAADVTDVVIDGQVVVADRRHVRVDVAAELSKAIENLLGDS
- a CDS encoding allantoate amidohydrolase, producing MTSSGTSFDKLWPTILDVGRNPANGGYRRFAWTDADLTLREWFIGEAERRGMDVEVDRNGNLWAWWLPPGWSGDPRDAFVTGSHLDSVPDGGAFDGPLGIVSAFAAIDIVRERGVVPAIPVGVAAFSDEEGARFGVACVGSQLSTGALSADRARGLRDIDGITLAEALVRAGRDPGHLGPDPHLAARVGVFVELHVEQGRALDLVDAPIAVASSIWPHGRWEFTFDGEANHAGATRLVDRRDPMLAFASSVHTARAQAEAHKAVATFGKVIVAPNGANAIPSQIRAWLDARAADEVTLGALVDAISAEARRHAEHESVTLDVIAESITPIVEFPEGPRSRLTKALRHLGDIPVLPTAAGHDAGILAAQVPTAMLFVRNPTGVSHSPVEHAEPADCNRGAVALADVMAEWVSR
- a CDS encoding acyl-CoA dehydrogenase family protein — encoded protein: MFFELDESQRDFAASIDAALGAADVPAAVRAWGGVEKAADAAPGRKVWSTLADLGVTALNVPEEFDGIGAHPVDLVVALERLGYWAVPGPVTESIAVAPVLLASDKRSEGLASGELIATVALPPLAPRAVDADTAGLILLAGDGQVQDATIGAEHQSVDPARHLFDVTATGEAQTADTAQAFEFGALATAAQLVGAGQAMLDMAVEYAKQRTQFGTVIGSYQAIKHKLADVHIAVELARPLVYGAALALADGSPTLARDVSAAKVAANEAALLAARSSLQTHGAIGFTQEHDLSLLLLRTQALRSAWGDSAWHRTRVLEGL
- the hutU gene encoding urocanate hydratase gives rise to the protein MTNSVTTGPRPVRAPRGSEISCRGWQQEAALRMLMNNLDPEVAEHPEDLVVYGGTGRAARNWEAFDAIVRTLRSLADDETLLIQSGKPVGVFRTNVWSPRVLLANSNLVGDWATWEQFRKLEAEGLMMYGQMTAGSWIYIGTQGILQGTFETFGAVARKRFGGTLAGTITLTAGVGGMGGAQPLAVTMNEGVAICVDCDESRIDRRIAHRYLDTKATDIDEALAMAIEARDAKRPLSIGFVGNAAAVFPELLEREAPIDIVTDQTSAHDPLSYLPLGVDFEDMKKMADKDPAYFTEQAELSMAKHVAAMVGFMDRGAEVFDYGNSIRDEARKAGYDRAFAFPGFVPAYIRPQFEEGLGPFRWAALSGDPADIAATDRAILELFPDNDHLRRWITMAGEKVAFEGLPARICWLGYGERHRAGLRFNEMVASGELSAPLVIGRDHLDSGSVASPYRETESMLDGSDAIADWPLLNALVNTASGASWVSIHHGGGVGIGRSIHAGQVCVADGTELAAQKLERVLTNDPGMGVIRHVDAGYEHAADVARKRGVRIPMWENA